In Xenorhabdus griffiniae, the genomic window CCTCAACCGTATTGGTCACTGGAACTGTTTGATCAAACAATTCACGATCCACATGTGCCAGAATGGATGGGTTTTGGTAGGCTTCTCGTCCAACCATCACACCATCCATATACTGTAAATGCTGTTTGGCTTCTTCCAACGATTTAATGCCGCCATTAATTGAAAGCGTCAGTTGAGGAAAGTCCCGTTTCAATTGATAGACTCGCGGGTAATCCAAAGGTGGAATTTCACGGTTTTCTTTCGGGCTTAAACCCGACAGCCATGCTTTACGTGCATGGATAATAAAATTATCGCAATCGCTGTTTTTCACAACAATATCAATAAAATCACACAAAAACTCGTAGCTATCCTGTTCATCAATTCCAATGCGAGTTTTAACGGTAACAGGAATATCCACAACATCCTGCATTGCCTTAATACAATCAGCTACCAGCACTGATTCTCCCATCAGGCAAGCACCGAAACGACCATTCTGCACACGATCAGAAGGACAACCCACATTCAGATTGATCTCATCGTAACCTCTTTCCTGTGCGATCCTGGCACACTGCGCTAATGCCTGTGGATCACTCCCCCCCAATTGCAGTGCGACTGGATGTTCTTGCTCGTTATAGGCCAGATAATCCCCTTTGCCATGAATAATCGCCCCCGTTGTAACCATTTCCGTGTAAAGCAGCGCTTCCTTGCTTAATAAACGATGAAAGTAACGGCAATGGCGGTCAGTCCAGTCTAACATGGGCGCAACGGAAAAGCGGGAAGGTTTGAATCTTCTCGCATCCGTTGATATTACAGTGAATTTATTAGGTTTTTGCATCTGTATATTTTCGTGCATTTTAGGCTATTTTGAGATTATCGGTACACCATACAAATGGTGTACTGGTGACTGAAGAGGTAAATAATGGCCTACTATAACATAGTGAAACGCCCGCGCGCAGATGGCACTATTAGGTATCGCTGCACAGTGGGAATAAAGGAAAACGGCAAACATCTTCATCGTGAAACAAAAACATTCGGCAAAATGGCTCAAGCTAAAACTTGGGGCGCCATACGATCCGCTGAACTTGAGCAAAGTGGAGCTCCCGCACAGAATGTGCATCGAAGATATAACAGTCGGTGATCTGCTGCACAAATACATCAATGACCCAGATTTAGGCGGAAAAGCAGGAAGAACTAAAAAATATGTATTAGACATGCTCTTAGATAGTGAATTAGCGAAACTAACACTTTCAGAGCTATCAGTTAGCCATGTTATCGAGTATTGCAAGCAGAGGCATTCTACAGGTATTACTCCATCAACCATCAACCACGATGTCAGCTATTTAACATCAGTATTAAAATCAGCCAAGCCAATCTATAATATAGACTATGTATCAAATCCTGCATATGAAGCGCGTCCTTTGCTAACTCAGATGGGGTTGATTGGAAAATCTCAACGTCGTAGTCGAAGACCAGCACAAGACGAGATAGATAAACTTATTGTTGGGTTACGTAAGCGTAGTAGTCATAGGGAAGGGAAAATACCCTATGAAGATATCTTAAATTTTTCAATTTTAAGCTGTATGCGCATAGGGGAAGTCTGCAAAATTCGATGGGATGATATATACGAAAAACAAAGATCTGTCGTTGTAAGGGATAGAAAAGACCCAAGAAAGAAAACAGGGAATCACATGTCCGTTCCTTTACTTGGGGATGCCTGGGAAATAGTTCAAAGGCAACCAAGAACAGGTGAGCTGATATTCCCGTACAACTCCAAAAGCGTAACAGCAGGATTCCAGAGAGTCCGTAACGCTCTAGGCATCGAAGACCTCCGCTACCACGACCTACGCCGAGAAGGAGCGAGCCGTTTGTTTGAGGCTGGCTTTTCAATTGAAGAAGTCGCGCAAGTCACAGACCATCGTTCTCTGAATATATTATGGCAGGTATACACAGAACTGTACCCGCAATCACTGCATGAAAAATTCAACAAGCTCATGCAGAAGAAAGAAGAGTAATCCCAAAGGGCAGTAATCTGCCCTTTAACTCCCAAAGTGAGGACCTCGGAAGAATCAATGGGTTATTGCCAAAGTGGGAATTCCCATTTAAATGGCTTTCAAATCCCAATTGGCGCGATTAACCAAAAATCTGTCCGATTTGAAATCAGAACATATTACCACCTCAGAGCAAATGATACTGGGGTGCAGGAGTGTGTCAGGGGTGGTGTTAATAAACTCTGAAAATCACAAAAAAATGACATTTGCAATATATTTATTTTTCTATTATAAATCAATTTCTTATATGTATTTTGTTGAAGAAAATTAGTTGTAAAATGTCTCAAAAAAGACAGAAATAATAGAGAATATTCATGCCCTAAAATATACTCCTCCGTGAGAGTTATCAATTTGATAACACGGATTCACTGGAGGTTTCTATGTTTTGCGAAATAAAAGTAGCCCAAATGGCTGCGTACCTGCTATCGAAAGGTGGCGGGCGCATGGCATACCTGAAACTCATGAAGCTCATGTACCTATCTGACAGGGAGCATATGAGGAAATACGGGGAGTCAATCAGCGGTGACCGTATGGTATCTATGCCTCACGGACCTGTGCTTTCATATTCACTCGATTTAATGAATGGCTCTAGCCAAGGTTCAGATGAGGGCTGGGGAAAGTGGATTGCTGGCGCTAGTAATTATGAACTGGAGACAAAGCTACCATCAGTTGAACGCGATGAATATGACGAGTTAACAGATGCTGAGCTTGCTGTTCTGAATGGCGTTTATTCAGAATACGGTTATATGACAAAATGGCAGATAAGGGACTACACACGCTCACATTGCCCTGAGTGGTTCGATCCTCATGGTGGCTCATACCCGATCGACCCAAAAAACGTTTTCCTTGCCCTTGGAAAATCAAATGAGGTTGCGATACAACTTGCAAACAGGATGCGAGAACAAAACGAACTAGATCGGGTTATTAGCGGATTAGTATGACAATTAACTTTGCACCTGTTAAAAAGGGAACCATAATGTTGCTTACAGGTGCGAAGGAGCATTTGTTCTTTATTTGTAGTATCCCGTGCTTTACCCTCAACTTACCAAAGAATGTTTTCTTGCTGTTAATTTAACCACTATTTATCCCGATATTGAATATGACAACACCTGTATTTTAAGTGTCGGCGATCATCCTTTTGTAAAGCACGATAGTTATATTCTTTATAAAAAAGCTGAGATACTGGGAGTTGATACAGTGACAAGTCAAGTCATTGCTGGTGATATCAGAGTATCAGAACCCTGCCGTAATGATGTGTTTGATAGAATACTGAACGGATTTAATACCTCCCATCACGTAAAGCCCAAAGTAAGAAAGTTTTACACTAAATATTGCGTTTAATTTCAATATTGCATTTATTCAGTACCATTAAATGGTGCCTATCATCAAGAGTCATTACCAAAGCGAGAACCTCGGCAATAGGACTCCTTAACCTAAAGGAATTCCTATAGTTATTCACGCCTGCGTTTGAAACGGAGGAATCAATGGCCTTTATTTATCGTGACGCGTCACGAATAACGCGAGCGGTAAGTGATGGGGGTTGGGACAAGTGGGGTAAGGAATGAAAAGGAGGATATTTACTATCCCAACTAAAATTAAATTTTATCTGTACTAGTCGCGACTTGATCTGATGAGATGGACGTCCCGTATGGCGTCAATTGTACCAAAATGAAATAAGCATATTCATTTTATGGGAGCGTCCATCATGTATCATAAAATTCTCGGTATTGATCTCGCTAAATCTGTTTTTCAGCTTTGTTTGCTTAACGATAATCACATTATATTTAATAAAAAAATGACCCGAAGTCGATTACTGGATGCTGTTAGACAAATGGAATCCGGGACTTTGATTGCTATGGAGGCTTGTAGTACCGCCCACTATTGGGCACGAACGATTGAAAATCTAGGTTTTAAAGTTTGCCTTATTCCCCCTCAGCATGTGAAAGCTTTCGTTAAACACCATAAAAATGATGCCAATGATGCGTTGGCAACATGTGAAGCTGCGAATCGGCCGGGTATGCATTTTGTTCCGGTCAAAAATCTGTATCAACAAGACCTCTGTGTTCTCCATAATGTCCGGCAGTCATTAGTTCAAAAACGCGTTGCTCTCTCTAATCAAATCAGAGGACTGGCAGCAGAATATGGCATTATTTTTCCGCAACGCTCTGCGGCTCTTAGAGAGTCACTGTACGAGGCACTTGAAGATGCCGATAATGGATTAACGATGATTGCACGCAGGGTTCTGAAACAACTCTATGAAGAATGGCTGAAGCTGATCCAGCAGACAGAAGAAATAGAAGAAACCCTCAAGTCGCTATCATCGCAAACGGCTCAGTGGCAGCAACTCCAATCTATTCCCGGTATTGGCCCCCTGATTGCCTCCGCAATGGTCGCGTATATTGGTGATGGAAAACAATTTAATAACGGCAGGCAAATGGCCGCTTGGTTAGGACTCGTTCCTCGACAGGCCAGCAGTGGTGGGAAAACACAATTAGGCAAAATCACTAAAAAGGGTAATCGGTACCTACGCGGGATTTTAATTCATGGCGCCAGAGCTGCTATACAACGCAGAGCGTTACGGCATGATGCCCTCGGTGATTGGATGCAGTCTTTGGTTAACCGACGGGGATTTAATAAGGCGTGTGTCGCTTATGCCAATAAATGTGCCAGGATATGCTGGTCAATTATGGTTAATAAAGATGCGTTCCAGATGAGCAAAGCCTTTGCTTAAATAAACCGGTTTCATTTTCAATAGAGTTGACTACAGTTGATGAGCTAAACGGTTATCCGGCCTTGCAAAAACCTGAGACTGTCGAGGATTTTTAATCCGTTGATCTGATGAGGAGGCAAGGTTCGGACTTCACCATGGCGCAGCAAATTTAAATGATTGCCAGACGCCGGATATATGACCGTGAACCGAAATTAGCAATACACTGAGTCACTAAAAAAGTTGAATATTATGGGACGTCCATATATGACAGTTACCCACTTTGTTATCGGCGACTGTCAGATTATATTTGGGTCAGATTTTTTTCTGCCCAAATAGATTTCCCATCCTGAAGGGTTTCTATTGGTGTCCGGCCGCAACACATTTTTCCTTGATGAGTGCGGTGATTGTTGTAATTGTCCATCCATTTGTCCAGATCTTTTTGTCACTCATCCAATGAGCCATACAATTTCTTTCTGAACGTCACTTGGTAAAATTCATTCAGGATGGTTTTGTGAAACCGTTCACAGATGCCATGGGTTTGCGGTGACATCGCCTTTGTCTTGGTATGGTCGATATCATTGACAGCCAGATACAGTTGGTAATCATGGTGCTCAACACACCCGCAATATTCGGTGCCTCTGTCTGTCAGAATACGTAACATCGGCAATCTATGAGCGCTGAAGAACGGCAGCACACGGTCATTCAGTAAATCCGCCGCCGTAATGGGCGTTTTACTCGTATAGAGTTTCGCGAAAGCCACTTTACTGTAAGTCTCGACGAAAGTTTGTTGGTACAAGCGTCCCACGCCTTTAAGATTACCGACATAAAAGGTATCTTGCGACCCTAAATAGCCAGGATGAGCGGTTTCAATTTCGCCACAAGCTTCGTCATCATGCTGCTTACGTTCAAGGGCGGCAACCTGCTCGTCAGTCAGGATAATGCCTTCGTCAGCCACTTTCTTTTCAAGGGCTGCCAGACGCTTTTTGAAGTTCTCAAGATGATGTCTGAGCCAGATAGAACGGACACCACTGGCAGACACAAAGATGCCTGCTTTTCTGAGTTCATTACTTGTTCTGGCTTGCCCATAGGCCGGGAATTCGATGGCCGAGTTGATAACGGCGTGTTCAGTCTCCGCATCCACACGGTTCTTCAAATTAGGGGTTTTTCTGCTTTGGTTGATTAACGCATCAATCCCGCCTGTTTCAACGAGTTCCTGATAACGATAAAACGTATCTCTGGATACCCCCATCACTTTACAGGCTCTTGAGACATTACTGAGTTCTTCAGCGAGATTAAGCAGACCCGCCTTGTGTTTGATGATTGGATTGCTAGTATAAAGCATGAGAGTTACCTCTTAGTCTTTGATTATGGATTCATCACCTTTAATCAAAGTCGGTAACTCTCTTCTTTTCAAACCGAAGTGTCAGATCTAGTCTGAACTAATACAATCATTTCAACCCTAAAATCGGGTTTTGTGCCCATTCCCTCGATAAGTTCACTGCACAAAATCAAACCATTTTTTTCAGTCTAAAGTAGGTCGCTCTGGATATTCCCGTCCTTTCCATGACGTCTTTCATCGAAGCTGCCTGAGTTATCATATTCTTGGCCTGAGCTGCACCTTTATGCGGTTTTCTGCTAAATCTAACGCCAGATTCCTTCGCAAATTGGCGACCTTCATTAGTACGCTCAAGAATACGTTCGCGCTCTGCTTCAGCCACTGCCGCCAGAATCTGAACCATCATCTTACCCATCGTGCCTTCAGTACTGAGGCTGTTGTCCAAAAACCGAATAGCGATGCCTTTTTTGTAGCAGCTATCGACAATTTTGATCATATCCGAGGTATTGCGGCCTAAACGATCCATTTTGGTACATATAATGGTGTCGTCTCTTTCAGCTCTGGCCAGTAACTTTTTCAACCTTTCTCTGTTGTCAGTTTTTCCTGTCATCTTATCCGTGAAAATTCGATCTTCACGAACCCCGGCCTGTTTCAGAACAGCAATCTGAATATCCAGTTTTTGTTGTGTGGTCGAAACCCGAGCATAACCCAGCAATGCCATTTTTATCGTTCCCGGTATCATAATTAGAAAGAAAGATATTTGAGACTGGTTTAAATATCCGACTGTAAAGTATCAAAATTTACAAATTATGATACCTAAAGCGGATAATGTATTAATTCAACACCACATAATAATAAATTGCGGTGATCAATACATTAGAAACAATCTTCTGAGTAATTTTATTTATTGTGACAACCTAAGCAAAAATAAAGTTAAAAAATTAAAAGCAGTAATATTTATTGATTTAAATCAATAACCACGCCTTTATTAGTTTGTTATTGATATGCTATATTTCGATTCAATAAATCTTGCATTCACATAATAAGTGCAACACCGTTATAAACGAAGTAAACGAGTGGATATTCCTTTGAATAACTCATCCGGTGTTTGTAATCCCGTGTCTTCCGTGGGCGTTTATTTAAGCGATTTGCGACGAGGTTTATCTCCCGCTCTGATACCTGATTAAAATCGGTCCCTTTTGGAAAGTAGTCTCTGATTAATCCATTAGTGTTCTCATTGATTCCTCTTTCCCAGGGTGAATAAGGATGGGCAAAATAAATCTTGGCCTCTAAATTTTTACTGATGAGTTCGTGTTCGGCAAACTCCAATCCATTATCAAAGGTGATGGTTTTAACCTTTTGTTTTATATTTGATAAATTCCTTGTTGTCGCTTTTGCAACACCTTCCGCTGTTTTATCTTCGAGTTTAATGATGACAGTAAATAACGATTTACGTTCAACTAAGGTTAATAATGCACTTTTATGATCTTTTCCAACGATAGTATCCCCTTCCCAATCACCAATACGCTGCTTTTTATCAACAAGTTTTGGGCGATGCTCAATACTGATTCTATTTTTGATTTTTCCTCTGCGCTCATCACTTCCATAGCGTTTACGATATGGTTTTTTAGCAATCCTAAGGTGCTGCCATAAATCACCACCATTGATTTTATCCTTATAAATCAATCTATACACGGTTTCATGATGCAAGGATATTATCTTCTCCCTTTTAAGATAACCGACGGTTTGTTCAGGGCTTAAATCTTGCCAAATTAACTGCTTAATCCACTTTGTTATCTCCGGTGTCACTTTGACGGCTTTTACCGCAGTACGGCGGCGCTCTGAAGCTTTAAGCTGAGCTTGTTTAGGGCAGTATTTCTGGGCTTCCCGGTTTCTTTTCAATTCGCGGCTAATCGTTGATGGGGCTCAATTAAGCGACGTTGCAATAAAACGTTGTGTAAAACCGGCTTCTTTTAAACTGAAAATCTGATATCTTTCTATTTCGGTCAGTTGCATATAGGCCATAGTGCATTTTCCTTTGGCGAGAAAGATGCCTACTATAGCAACTGACCGACTTTCTTAGAAATTGCACTTATTAGGCGAATCCAAGAATTATTAAATCCCTAAATTAAATTTAATTTTCATTACGTCAATAGTGGGATATGCAAGGAAACTCATATGCAACTTGTAAATATAATAAAACCAACCCATAGATGTAATTTAGCATGTAAATATTGCTATAACGAAGATATACGACATCCCGTTATGTCACTGGATATTCTTGAAAAAACGATTAAATACACATTCGACTATGCTAGTAGTAATAAAGTATTTACTTATGTTCATTTCATATGGCATGGTGGTGAGCCAATGCTACCAGGAATTAATTTCTATGAAAACGTTATAGATTTTCAGGAAAAATACAGTAATGGGATAAAATATTTAAATGCCCTTCAAACAAATGGAACATTAATAACTCAAAGATGGTGTGATTTTATAAAGAAAAATAAATTATTTATGTCCATCTCTATTGATGGCCCTAAAGATTTAAATGATAAGAATAGAATTACACATAAGAATACAGGGAGTTTCAATAAAATTATTGAAGGAATAAATAAACTAAGAAGAAATAATATTGATGTTGGTTGTGCTTTAGTAATGAGTAGAACAAACATAGATCACACGGACGAAATATATGATTTCATGCTTGAAAATAAATTACCATTTAATGTAATTCCATTAAATAAATCAGGGAATGCCATAGATAATTATCAAGATCTAGGATTAGGACCCGATGAGTATTATGTGGCATGGAGTAAATTATATGACAAGTGGTTTTACGCAGAACCAGAAAATTATATTTTCGTTTCTGACTTTGTAAGGAAAACTCAAGCAATTCTAGCAGGAAGAGCTGCTGACTGTATAGGAATGGCTCAATGTGGAAATACATCATTTTCTGTTGATCCGGTTGGAGATTTATACCCATGCGCAAGCCTTTCAGCTCAACCTGATATGAAATATGGAAATTTGCAGAATAATTCAATTTTAGAATTAATGAGTGGAATGAGGGCCACAATATATAGAACAAGAGAAAGTACGGATTCGTGTAAAAAATGTAAGTGGCAACACGTTTGCCATGGTGGTTGTCCCGCTAGAGCATATAAATACCACGATAATGATATATATCATAAAGACTATTACTGCCCAAGTTTGTATAAAATGTATGAACATATAGAAAAAAGATTAAATGAAAGAGGGCTAACTGCAAGTAAGCCATATAGTAAACATATGAGTGATGGTTTGCTTGGAACCAGTGCTTTTCTAGAGATAGAAAAGAATAAATTCAAGTTAATAGAAGTAGTAAACATTAAATAAGCATGATAAGGAGAATGTAATGAACGCATCCCAACCACTTGGCCTTTGGTACCGTGCTGGAATTGAGAGATGAGGCGTGGATCCTCACAGATTTCCGGCCTTATAGTGCCTAAAGCGGGAGCCTGTTGCTCCCTGATGACTGGAGGATCCACTCATGAAACATACACCTTTTGGCGTCGATATTGCAAAACATTTGATGCAGATTCATTTTGTTGATGAATACACCGGTGAACTCATTGATAAGCAACTGAGGCGAAATGACTTTTTAACGTTCTTCAGTAACCGTGAGCCTTGCCTGATTGGCATGGAAGCCTGTGGCGGTGCGCATTATTGGGCACGGGAGCTAAGAAAGCTGGGGCATGAAGTCCGTTTGCTTCAGGCTAAATTTGTCAAAGCGTTTCGGATGGGAAACAAAAACGATGTTCAGGATGCCCGGGCTATTTGGCTGGCCGTTCAGCAACCCGGTAAATCGGTCGCTGTCAAAAACGAAGAACAACAGGCCATTTTGTCGTTACACCGGATGCGCTACCAGCTAGTGAAATTCAGAACCTCGCAAATCAATGCGTTGCATGGCTTACTGCTGGAATTTGGTGAAACCGTGCATAAGGGAAGAGCCTCACTGGATAAAGCGATGCCGGAGGTGCTTGAGCGGCTAAGGGAAAAACTCGCCCCATTCCTGCTTGGACTCCTTGAAGAACAATACCGTCGTTTGGACGAAATCGATGAACAAATTGACCTGGTGGAAAAACAACTGACGGCGTGGGCAAAGCAGAATGCTGATTGTCAGCGAATTATGAAAATTCCCGGAGTCGGTGTCTTAATTGCCACAGCCGCCATCGCGACGATGGGCGAGCCCAGCGGGTTTCGGTCGGGCAGGGAATTTTCGGCCTATTTGGGCCTGGTGCCGAAACAAACGGGAACGGGAGGCAGGGTCAAATTACTGGGCATCAGCAAACGGGGAGATACCTACTTGAGAACCCTGTTTATTCACGGTGCTAGAGCGGCCACCTTACTCACGAAAACCCCGTCGCCGTGGGTGACAGAACTGAAAGAACGACGCCCAACCTGTGTAGCGATAGTAGGCATGGCTAATAAGCTGGCTCGTACCGTTTGGGCACTGGTTGCCCATCAACGGGACTACCAAAAAGATTACGTCAGTGTGAGGCCTTACTAAGGCGCTTCACTGGTCAACTTTAACTTGTAACACAACAAGGATGAATGCAGAAAGATTGCTGAGGCAAGGGTAACGATGACAAAGACAGGTAAGACCGTGACTTGCTAAACCTGAATAGTTCCTTGAGCATAAAGCTCGTCAGGAGAATGAGGAGCAAGCCAGCGGATTACATCGAGGCCCGCAGTTTTGGCTGCAATAAGGCCGGATATAGAGCTGCAACCTACCGTCGATGTCAGCGTGGTTTTTGTCTTGCAAACGGGATGCGTTCATATAGCTTACTATGAAAGACTTAAAAAAAAGTAATTTATGGAATAAAGCATTATTAGATTGCGTAGGTGGAGCAGGGAAAGATGTTGGTCAGGCTGTAGAACCTAAGCAAGTAAACAAACTTGTAAAACGAGCTGCTAGCCCTGGTTGGGATGGTA contains:
- the dynB gene encoding dynobactin A family peptide antibiotic, translating into MKDLKKSNLWNKALLDCVGGAGKDVGQAVEPKQVNKLVKRAASPGWDGNIYKYSF
- a CDS encoding recombinase family protein — protein: MALLGYARVSTTQQKLDIQIAVLKQAGVREDRIFTDKMTGKTDNRERLKKLLARAERDDTIICTKMDRLGRNTSDMIKIVDSCYKKGIAIRFLDNSLSTEGTMGKMMVQILAAVAEAERERILERTNEGRQFAKESGVRFSRKPHKGAAQAKNMITQAASMKDVMERTGISRATYFRLKKMV
- a CDS encoding IS110 family transposase — its product is MYHKILGIDLAKSVFQLCLLNDNHIIFNKKMTRSRLLDAVRQMESGTLIAMEACSTAHYWARTIENLGFKVCLIPPQHVKAFVKHHKNDANDALATCEAANRPGMHFVPVKNLYQQDLCVLHNVRQSLVQKRVALSNQIRGLAAEYGIIFPQRSAALRESLYEALEDADNGLTMIARRVLKQLYEEWLKLIQQTEEIEETLKSLSSQTAQWQQLQSIPGIGPLIASAMVAYIGDGKQFNNGRQMAAWLGLVPRQASSGGKTQLGKITKKGNRYLRGILIHGARAAIQRRALRHDALGDWMQSLVNRRGFNKACVAYANKCARICWSIMVNKDAFQMSKAFA
- a CDS encoding Panacea domain-containing protein; translation: MAYLKLMKLMYLSDREHMRKYGESISGDRMVSMPHGPVLSYSLDLMNGSSQGSDEGWGKWIAGASNYELETKLPSVERDEYDELTDAELAVLNGVYSEYGYMTKWQIRDYTRSHCPEWFDPHGGSYPIDPKNVFLALGKSNEVAIQLANRMREQNELDRVISGLV
- a CDS encoding IS110 family transposase; the encoded protein is MKHTPFGVDIAKHLMQIHFVDEYTGELIDKQLRRNDFLTFFSNREPCLIGMEACGGAHYWARELRKLGHEVRLLQAKFVKAFRMGNKNDVQDARAIWLAVQQPGKSVAVKNEEQQAILSLHRMRYQLVKFRTSQINALHGLLLEFGETVHKGRASLDKAMPEVLERLREKLAPFLLGLLEEQYRRLDEIDEQIDLVEKQLTAWAKQNADCQRIMKIPGVGVLIATAAIATMGEPSGFRSGREFSAYLGLVPKQTGTGGRVKLLGISKRGDTYLRTLFIHGARAATLLTKTPSPWVTELKERRPTCVAIVGMANKLARTVWALVAHQRDYQKDYVSVRPY
- the dusA gene encoding tRNA dihydrouridine(20/20a) synthase DusA, with the protein product MQKPNKFTVISTDARRFKPSRFSVAPMLDWTDRHCRYFHRLLSKEALLYTEMVTTGAIIHGKGDYLAYNEQEHPVALQLGGSDPQALAQCARIAQERGYDEINLNVGCPSDRVQNGRFGACLMGESVLVADCIKAMQDVVDIPVTVKTRIGIDEQDSYEFLCDFIDIVVKNSDCDNFIIHARKAWLSGLSPKENREIPPLDYPRVYQLKRDFPQLTLSINGGIKSLEEAKQHLQYMDGVMVGREAYQNPSILAHVDRELFDQTVPVTNTVEAVKALYPYIEQELSKGTYLGHITRHILGIFQGIPGARQWRRHLSENAHKSGADIMVVEKALEMVTERM
- the dynA gene encoding dynobactin maturation radical SAM/SPASM protein DynA, whose product is MQLVNIIKPTHRCNLACKYCYNEDIRHPVMSLDILEKTIKYTFDYASSNKVFTYVHFIWHGGEPMLPGINFYENVIDFQEKYSNGIKYLNALQTNGTLITQRWCDFIKKNKLFMSISIDGPKDLNDKNRITHKNTGSFNKIIEGINKLRRNNIDVGCALVMSRTNIDHTDEIYDFMLENKLPFNVIPLNKSGNAIDNYQDLGLGPDEYYVAWSKLYDKWFYAEPENYIFVSDFVRKTQAILAGRAADCIGMAQCGNTSFSVDPVGDLYPCASLSAQPDMKYGNLQNNSILELMSGMRATIYRTRESTDSCKKCKWQHVCHGGCPARAYKYHDNDIYHKDYYCPSLYKMYEHIEKRLNERGLTASKPYSKHMSDGLLGTSAFLEIEKNKFKLIEVVNIK